DNA sequence from the Bacteroidia bacterium genome:
AATGACTCTATCTGAATTGCTTACCGTAATGACAGCAGGAATGGCAACTATTGCAGGGGGAGTAATGGCAAGCTTTATTGCCTTATTGGGTGGAGATAATCCTGCGCAGCAGCAGCTTTTTGCTACGCACTTGCTTTCGGCTTCTGTAATGGCTGCCCCAGGTGCGATTGTTTTTTCTAAAATCATACTTCCTCAAACTGAACCTGAAAAAATTGACAATAAACTTGTACTAACCAAAGAAACTATTGGCGGAAATATTATTGAAGCTATTTCTATGGGAACCCTGGACGGATTAAAACTTGCTGCAAATGTCGGAGCAATGTTAATTGCTTTTATTGCCGTTATATTTATGCTAAACTCTATCTTATCAGGTATTGGCGAAATGATCCCTATTGGTTCAGGTAGTTTGAATAAATGGATTGAAATACAAACTGACGGTCATTTCAAAAAATTAGATTTGCAACTGATATTTGGCTTAATTTTTCAGCCTATTGCTTGGGTAATTGGTGTAGAATGGCAAGACACAATGATTGTAGGTAGATTACTTGGCGAAAAAACAGTTATCAATGAGTACGTAGGATATATTTCTCTTTCACAATTAAAAGGGCAAATTTCTGAACGCTCTACTATTATTGCTACGTATGCTTTATGTGGTTTTTCCAACTTTGCATCTATTGGGATACAAATAGGTGGCATCGGCGCTATTGCACCTGAACAGAGAGCAAATTTAGCTAAGTTAGGTTTAAGTGCTTTGTTAGGAGGTTCTCTGTCTTGTTTTATGACTGCTTGTATTGCAGGAATGCTACTATAATTGATAGCCATATTCTTTGAGCCACTTCTCTGCCTTTTGATAGTATGGGCAGAGCTGAGCTACCAAATTCCAAAATTCTGCTGAATGATTCAGATGAATCGTGTGGGCTAACTCATGTAAAAGAATATAATCTATTACCCATAGCGGCATTTTTATCAAACGCCAGTTCAATGAAATATTTTTGACAGATGAGCAGCTTCCCCATCGAGTTTTTTGATTTCTTATAGTAACCTTATTGTAGGGTAGATTATATATTTGCGCTAAATGTGCTAATCTTTGCTTCAGAAATAAATTAGCCAGCTTTTGGTACCAGTCTATTAGAACTTTTTTTTGCGTTAATAAATTAGCAGTGTAAATCGTTTTTTTATCATGATTAAATTGAGTTTTACCTTTTAGTTCAGGGGTATACACAAACTTATATGCACTTCCAAATACTAAAATTTCATCTTTTTGTAGAGAAATTTGTTTATAGTTGAGTTCCTTGAAAAAGGAAATTTGTTTTTGTATCCATTCTTGTTTTTTATGTATAAATTGTTCTATTTCTTGTTTTGAGCAGTGAAAAGGACAAACTATTTTTACGTTCAAATGACAATCTACTTTTAGGGTAATTCGCTTCACATTTTTGTAGATAATTTGACATTTGATTGCCATTCTGTTTCTCTCCTCCTATTGTGGAATAGATAGAGATTTTAGCATATTTACAAAGTCCATAACTATCTCTTTAACAATAGGTAAGATAGATAGTGTGTAGGCGTATATCTTGGGTGCTGCATTGACTAAAATCATGTAAGTAATAGACTGCTGGGCAAAAGTAGGACTAAAAATTTTAGCTTGATGTAACATGTAACATAAAGCAGATAGGATGCTGGCATACAAAAAAGCAGTTACAAATCCCCCTGCCAATCGATTAACCTTGTTTAGCATTATTGTGCTAAGTAGTTTTTGAGAAAGTTTATTAGCTATGCTAATAGCCAAAATAATAAAAAATATTGTTAATGCTAATGAAAATAGTGGGATAAAATGTGGCTGGACTAAGTTTTTTATTGCTTTTCCTACCAAAGTAGCTATCTTTAAGCCTAATACTAC
Encoded proteins:
- a CDS encoding NupC/NupG family nucleoside CNT transporter, with product MTLTHIVRGILGIAILLAIAYAFSYHKKKISWKLVVTGILLQVVFAVLVLKVPFVREAFSFFGSLFTKILAYQREGAKFVFGDLAIQDKVGFIFATQILPTIIFFSALMSALYYLGILQKIVYGIAWVISKSMKLSGAESLAAASNIFLGQTEAPLLIKPFVPKMTLSELLTVMTAGMATIAGGVMASFIALLGGDNPAQQQLFATHLLSASVMAAPGAIVFSKIILPQTEPEKIDNKLVLTKETIGGNIIEAISMGTLDGLKLAANVGAMLIAFIAVIFMLNSILSGIGEMIPIGSGSLNKWIEIQTDGHFKKLDLQLIFGLIFQPIAWVIGVEWQDTMIVGRLLGEKTVINEYVGYISLSQLKGQISERSTIIATYALCGFSNFASIGIQIGGIGAIAPEQRANLAKLGLSALLGGSLSCFMTACIAGMLL
- a CDS encoding M48 family metallopeptidase, which produces MKRITLKVDCHLNVKIVCPFHCSKQEIEQFIHKKQEWIQKQISFFKELNYKQISLQKDEILVFGSAYKFVYTPELKGKTQFNHDKKTIYTANLLTQKKVLIDWYQKLANLFLKQRLAHLAQIYNLPYNKVTIRNQKTRWGSCSSVKNISLNWRLIKMPLWVIDYILLHELAHTIHLNHSAEFWNLVAQLCPYYQKAEKWLKEYGYQL
- a CDS encoding CvpA family protein — encoded protein: MALIFDIFVCIVIGWGAWKGYQKGIIRQVLVVIGVIIFVVLGLKIATLVGKAIKNLVQPHFIPLFSLALTIFFIILAISIANKLSQKLLSTIMLNKVNRLAGGFVTAFLYASILSALCYMLHQAKIFSPTFAQQSITYMILVNAAPKIYAYTLSILPIVKEIVMDFVNMLKSLSIPQ